A genomic window from Silene latifolia isolate original U9 population chromosome Y, ASM4854445v1, whole genome shotgun sequence includes:
- the LOC141631730 gene encoding uncharacterized protein LOC141631730, translated as MTRNFYETKKVLKALQLPCDKIDVCSFGCMLFWEDDADLDKCKKCGEDRYKCKTTQNGKRVSKKVLTYFPLGPRLQRIYATKHIAGQMRWHYENPRVSGIMSHPSDGEAWKHFDQQHPQFSSEPRNVRLGLCTDRFQPFGQFGTKYSCWPVMVTPYNLPPRLCMKRQFIFLSLMIPGPKNPKQNLDIYLQPLVIELKELWSTGLFTYDVSRKQNFILRAALLWTINDFPAYVKDLNEVCKTQRKANSFVLKKEEKKALCDWVCKLKFPDRYASDLSRCVDKKELKLTGLKSHDCHVFMERLLLIALRHLLQKNEWNAITEISQFFRDLCASTIKTEKLASLENNIAVIICKLEKIFPPSFFNSMEHLPIHLPYEVRVGGPVQYRWMYPFLRFLNHLKNKIGNKARVEGSICNAYLLEEISNFCSLYFEEHIETKAKALDFVMNDDQSNSELPEAFQDHLGRTSGACSIRFLEDKEYKQAHLYVLSNCQSLRPYEERFNGNSDQTLSFPDWLRAQVNDLKSDLLVALAMGPSRKVRTWKRYSINGFNFPVFKDGKDVQKSSINNGVCVNSTEGLDYYGTLNEVIELCYTGKEGSYRSILFKCDWIDNSERGMNVHKEYKLVDVNRSKKYPTYDPFVLAHQVEQVCFAPYPNTKGDKDQWSAVFKTQARSHINAPVDEGIFQDVATSETILSFIEENEMGEEELEEVEELVIE; from the exons ATGACTCGAAACTTCTACGAAACGAAAAAAgttctcaaagctcttcaacttccatgtGATAAGATCGATGTCTGCTCTTTTGGGTGTATGCTTTTTTGGGAGGATGATGCGGATCTTGATAAGTGCAAAAAATGTGGTGAAGATAGGTATAAATGTAAAACAACACAAAATGGCAAAAGAGTGTCCAAAAAAGTGCTAACTTATTTTCCATTAGGACCACGGTTGCAACGAATTTATGCAACAAAGCACATCGCTGGTCAAATGAGATGGCACTATGAAAACCCTCGTGTTAGTGGAATAATGTCCCATCCAAGTGACGGCGAAGCTTGGAAACACTTTGATCAACAACATCCACAATTTTCAAGCGAGCCTCGAAATGTGCGACTTGGACTTTGCACCGATAGATTTCAACCTTTCGGGCAATTCGGAACAAAGTATTCATGCTGGCCTGTTATGGTCACTCCATATAACTTACCACCACGGCTTTGTATGAAGAGGCAGTTCATTTTCTTATCCTTAATGATTCCTGGTCCTAAGAACCCGAAACAGAACCTGGATATATATTTACAACCGTTAGTTATAGAGTTAAAAGAGTTGTGGAGTACGGGACTCTTTACATATGATGTTTCAAGGAAACAAAATTTCATACTAAGAGCTGCTCTTTTATGGACTATCAATGATTTCCCTGCTTATG TAAAAGATTTGAATGAAGTTTGTAAAACGCAACGAAAAGCAAATTCATTTGTtttaaagaaggaagaaaagaaagcaTTGTGTGATTGGGTATGTAAGCTGAAGTTTCCAGACAGATATGCTTCTGATTTGAGCAGGTGTGTTGATAAAAAGGAATTAAAGTTAACTGGCTTGAagagtcatgattgtcatgtcttcatGGAACGCTTACTGCTAATTGCTCTAAGACATCTCCTCCAAAAGAATGAGTGGAATGCGATAACTGAGATTAGCCAGTTTTTCAGAGATCTATGTGCATCTACCATAAAAACTGAAAAACTCGCCAGTTTGGAGAATAACATTGCTGTTATCATTTGCAAATTGGAGAAAATTTTTCCACCTTCATTTTTTAACTCTATGGAACATTTACCAATCCACTTGCCTTACGAAGTGAGAGTAGGTGGTCCTGTGCAATAcagatggatgtatccatttttGAG GTTCTTGAatcatttgaaaaataaaattgGAAACAAAGCTCGAGTTGAAGGTTCTATATGTAATGCATACTTGCTTGAAGAGATatcaaacttttgttctctttactttgaagaACATATAGAGACAAAAGCAAAAGCCCTTGACTTTGTTATGAATGATGACCAATCTAATTCAGAGTTGCCTGAAGCATTCCAAGATCATTTGGGAAGAACTTCTGGTGCTTGTTCCATTAGATTTTTAGAGGATAAAGAATATAAACAGGCACACCTTTACGTTCTTTCTAACTGTCAAAGTTTAAGACCCTATGAGGA GAGGTTTAATGGAAATTCTGATCAAACACTTTCATTTCCTGATTGGCTAAGAGCTCAA gtaaaCGATTTAAAGAGCGACCTGCTTGTAGCTTTAGCAATGGGCCCTTCAAGAAAGGTTAGAACTTGGAAACGCTATTCCATCAATGGGTTCAATTTTCCCGTTTTTAAAGACGGAAAAGATGTACAGAAATCTTCAATTAATAATGGTGTGTGTGTGAACTCTACTGAAGGACTCGACTACTATGGAACCTTAAATGAGGTGATTGAGTTGTGTTATACAGGGAAGGAAGGTAGTTACAGAAGTATCTTGTTTAAGTGTGATTGGATTGATAACTCAGAGAGAGGTATGAACGTCCATAAGGAATATAAACTTGTGGACGTTAATCGGAGTAAGAAGTATCCAACATACGATCCATTTGTGTTAGCACATCAAGTGGAGCAAGTTTGTTTTGCTCCCTATCCTAACACAAAGGGAGATAAAGATCAATGGTCGGCTGTTTTCAAAACTCAGGCTAGATCGCACATTAATGCTCCCGTTGATGAAGGTATTTTTCAGGATGTAGCCACTTCTGAGACGATCTTGTCATTTATTGAAGAAAATGAAATGGGGGAAGAAGAGCTTGAAGAGGTGGAGGAGTTGGTTATTGAATAA